GGAATTCTCCCTTGAAAGTAGAGTTTTCTTGATGTTCCAGGACAAGAGAACTGTTGCCGGGTTGATGAGCAAAAAGGCAATTGCCCGAAAAGAGAATGCCGACGAGTAGAAGAGGGCTTGATAATGCTGAACATCTAATCCTAGAGAATGTCCTGCTGAATTTGGTATTTAGTTTCGTGTTCCACATTTTTCGCAATGGTATTTGTTAATTGATTTCGAACGTCAGAGATCCCCACAAGGATAATACGTTCAAATCTTGGTTCTCTGATGTTGGCTCGAGAAAAATTGTGTTTGCCCACCAAATCCCTGAGTCCGTTACTGGGAATTCGATAATCCCTGCATCGTTGGTTTTGTATACTGTAATCAAGTCCATACTTTTCTTCAATGCTCCCGGTTTTCTGCTAACAAGGATCGATTGGTTCTGTAGGGGGATGCCAAGGTGAAGGGCTTGTAATTTAAGTGTATCGCCTTTTTTGGTACGTGATGGATGCATTAAAGGTACGATTTCTATTCGCTGACCTATGGGTTGTGTAACGTTTTCAGTGTATTCGTCACCTACTTGAATGATCGTTTTTGCGATTTTCGTATAGCCCTCGACGATTATATCTGAAGGCTCGTTGAAGCCCAGCACTTCAGCTGACAGATCTGAGTGAGCCTCGGTTGTTATGTACTTATTGAATGCTTCGTAATCCTGAGCAATGCGCTCTTGCTTGAAGTCTATACCCACAATCAGCGTTCCTGCATTTTGGGGAGTAAATGAGAATGAGCTGGTATCTCTTAAATCTGTTCCGCCTAGTTTAGAGGCCACGCGTTCTTTGAATCTCCAGATCTTTGACGTACTGTTGGTGCTATTCCAATCGCTATAATCTACGTCGTAAGTGCCGTTCGCCGAGTGATATTTGAGTTTATCAACCGTCGTGATAGGCTGAGGAAATACGCTCCGATCGAAAGTACCCGTAACCACAGTCATACCCAAAGCTTCCCCGGGTTCAATTTTGTGTTTATCGGGGCGAAGGAAAGTTTCGTGGGCTTGGAGCGAATTAATCCATATGCTGACGAATAGTAGTATATGAGTAGACCTTAGCATATGTGGTTATTGGAAGTGTTTCCTGATGATGGGTAAAACGGACATCACATCTTCATTAAAATGCTGTAAGAAGACTTATGGCAGAAGTTTACTATATTTTGGGCGATTCAATTAATCAGGTATCCCCCTACAGATCTATAGAGTAAACCATATATCTGATTCAAAATTGATTCGCAGCCATTAAATGATGGAATTTGGCTAAAAATCTTCTAAGCATCTCATCTAGAGCATGATATTCGATTAAATTGTCTTATTAGTTTGTTTGGGTGAAACTTGTAACTTCAAATACACTAAAGCCTGCGATTCAGGTATCGGGCCCAGGTGGAGTTCCCCACCTGTATAGGAGCTGAGACGTCGTCGAATCAGCTTTATTGGAATTCTAAAGCACCTCGAAGGTCAACGAACCCCAGAACGAGTTAAAGTCCATTGTATCTTCCTCAGGAGCAGGCTGAAGGTGGATGAATTTGAGCCAGTATACAGTAGATTGGGTCACCGGCAGCTCGATAACTCCTGAGGCGTTCGAAGTTAGTATGACCCGGTCTCCATCCGTTTTTTCGTCACTGTCCTGTAATCTGCCAGCTGCAACGGTTTGCCCTTCAACTGCATGTCCATCGATAAGTATCTTGAATCTTAGAATATCGCCAGGTTTAGCATCAAAAGGATTTGTCAGGGGGACAATTTCGGCCTTTTGGCCTAGTGGCTGAGTGACTTGCTCTGAGTGCCTGTTGCCAGCCTGAATGATGGTCTTTGCGTTTTTGATGTAACGCTCTCTTACCAAGTCATCTTCATCGATTATCCCGTAGTCGGCTAAGTTGATTTCGCAATAAGCTTCCGTTTTGAGGTAGTTCAAAAACTCTTCTGGTTCCATCGCTATTCTCGATGGATGTAGGGAAACTCCAAGAGACCAAGTTCCATGGGTCGGGAATTCTGCGTCGAATGAATTGGTGTGTTTGAGGTTAATTGAATTCGATTCTAAAAACCTGCGCCAAAAGCTCGTTTCAGATTTTGTTTCGTCCCAAGTGTCTTTTGAGTTTGAAGTGACGTCAGATGCTCCTTTGATAAGAATCTCCTCAACAATTCTGGCGGATATCGGGTTGATGCTCTCGGCAAAAGAACCGTTTAGTACCATGACCTTTAATGGATCGTTCGGCTTTGCCTGGTAAGATTCCGGTCTGAGGAATAGATCATGCCCCATGAGGACTTGGCTTCCAGCAATCATGAAGAGCGAAGAAATGAAGAATGGGTGCGTGGGATGAAATGGCATACGGAGCGTGATATTTCCTGTGGATTTAGGTCGAAATCAAAGGCGAGATTGGGATAAATTGACTTTTTAGGGTCATTTAGAAAAGTTTCGCTGCCAACTTCAAATGCCTTCTATTATCAATGTCAGTTCCATCACAACTTCTCAGGGCTAGATTCCTTACCTTTCTCTTTCTCAGCATTTTCGTATCTAATTCGCTTGGTAAGCAAGCGGAGTTGTTTGAACAATTAGGTGAAATGCTACCAACTCCCAATGAATCAAGATTAGCATCTGGAGCGCCCGGGCCTGCCTATTGGCAGCAGGAAGCAAACTACAAGATCCTTGTTGAGCTCGATGAGCAGAATCACCGTATTCATGGATCGGAGACGATAGAGTATACCAATCATTCTCCGCACACGCTGAGTTACATCTGGGTGCAATTGGACCAGAATGCACTGGCTGTAGATTCAATTCGTCAGCGAAGTATGCAGGCTCCCAATATGGAGTCTGTTGCCGGTAAACCCGCCGAATTAGAGTATGAAGGTTTTAGGGAGTTTCTCTATAATCAGCAATTTGAAGGTGGGTATGAACTGAAATCCGTAAGCGGAGTGAATGGCGAAAGCCTGGATTACTCGGTCGTTGGCACTAACATGCGGATCGATTTGGAGAATGATCTAACTCCAGGAGCTTCTTTTGCTTTTAACATTGAGTGGTCATTTTCGATTGTAGACGAAGCGCTCGATTTCCGGCATGGAAAACGAAAGCTGAAAAACGGGGAGCATGTTTATCACCTTGCCCAATGGTATCCGAGAGTCTGCGCCTATTACGACCAGCAAGGTTGGCAGGTAAAGCCCTACATAAAGCAGGGTGAGTTTGCTTTGGAGTTTGGTGACTTCGAAGTAGAAATTACGGTTCCGAGTGATTACATCGTCGCTGCCACTGGAGAATTGGCGAATGCTTCAGAGGTATTGAGCGCCTCTATGCTGGATCGTTTGGAATACGCTGGAGATAGCTCTCGTACGGTTGATATCGTGACCGCGAAAGAAGCGGAAGAAAAGATCGGCGATAAGCCGCGCTCTCAAAAAACCTGGAAGTTCGTCGCAAAGAATGTGAGGGATTTTGCTTTTGGTGCATCTCGTGCCTATCAATGGGATGCCATGGGGGTAGACGTGGATGGAAAAACAGTGATGGCGATGAGTGTATACCCTGCCGAAGCCGTTCCCATTTGGAAGCGTTATTCTACTGAAGCGGTAGCGCACACACTCCGTGTCTATTCTGAAATTGTATTTCCCTATCCCTATCCGGTGGCCTGGTCTGCCTGGGGTCCTGAAGGAGGCATGGAATATCCGATGATTTCCTTCCAAACGTCACGGGATATAGACGGCAAGGGAACTTATCCAGAAGGTCACCGCAATTATGTAATCTCAGTCATTATTCATGAAGTTGGGCACAATTGGTTTCCCATGATCGTAAATAATGATGAACGGAATTGGATGTGGATGGATGAGGGTTTGAATAGCTATGTCGATTATCGGGCTGGCAATTTAATGGATAAGCGACTTCAGGAGAGTAATCTTCTGGGAGATCGTAGAACCGTCCGGACCATGGCTGGCTCCGATGACCCCATCATTATGGTCTCGGCTGATTTGCAAACGTCTCGAGGATTCCAATCCTACTCTAAGCCATCCTTGGGATTGCATTTACTACGTGAGAGTATTCTGGGACATGAACTCTTTGACTTTGCTTTTCAGGAATATGGCCGACGCTGGGCCTTTAAGCGTCCGACTCCTGCCGATTTCTTTCGCACGATGGAAGATGCCAGTGGTGTGGATCTGGATTGGTTTTGGCGTGGTTGGTTTTATGGAAATGATCATGTCGATATGGAGCTTGAATCGGTGAATGTTTATCGGCTCGACGATGGGAACCCGAAAACAAGTAAGCAGTTAAGCAAGGAAGAAGAGGAAGCCATACCTGATACTCCCTACGAACGCTTCCTTGCTGAAATAGATACTGTGGCCGATAAGCACAGTCATCTTCAGGATTGGTATTCAACCTACGACAAATTTGAGGCTACAGGTGCGGAAATTGGAAGCTACGAAAAGACCATCGAGAAGCTAGAGGATTGGCAGAAGGAGTTGCTAGATTTCGCTGACCTAGCCTACGTCATCTCCGTGCGAAACAAGGGTGGAATGGTCATGCCATTGGTTTTTGATATCGAGTTCCAAAAGGGAGATTCCCGCAGGCTTGAGGTGCCTGTCGAGGTCTGGCGTTATGATGATGAGGTGGTTAAGATACCTTTCCTGTCTGACAAGGAGGTCGTTCGTATGACTCTGGACCGGGATAACGCATTTGCGGACGCCAACTTGAAAAACAATCAATATCCACCAGAAATCGAAGAGGGTAGGTATTTGCTCAAGAAAAAGAAAAAGCCCCTAAACCCCATGCGACTGGAGCTATATCCGGCTGAAGATAAGGAGGACTGATGAGGTTCTTAGTTTTTCTAGTTTGCTTTCAAAACTAAGGAACATATGCTCCAAAGTAGAATCAATCTTTCTAAATACATTTTATGAAACTACTAAGTGCTATCCTTCTACTCGCGTTTTCAACTTCAGTTTTTGCTGCCGACTTGCCAAAAACTCCCTCACCAAAAGGAGCTAAGGTGTATTTTATCGGCCTTAAAGACGGTAAGTCAGTTAAAGAGAAATTGACAGTACGCTTTGGCTTAAAAGGCATGGGTATTGCTCCAGCTGGTATCGATCTTCCAGATACGGGTCATCATCACCTGCTTATCGACATGGATGAGCTCCCTGACTTCAATTTGCCTTTGGCAGCATCTGAAAACCTCGTGCATTTTGGAAAAGGCCAGACTGAAACCGTTTTGGAATTATCTCCAGGTAAGCATACGCTTCAGCTGGTATTTGCCGATAAGATCCATTTGCCTCACAACCCACCTGTGATGTCGGAAAAGATTACTATCCACGTAAAGTAGGATAGTTTTGGACAAACATCCCCTCAACTCAAGGTTCGCAAAGTCTTTGGATTAGACTTCTGGATTGAAGTCCATTGGCTCCTTCAGCTTGTTGCACGGCAGCTCAATTTTTTTAAGCGTTTGGGCGAATGGTATTTTCGGTCGGCCGAATTCTGGGTTTTAGTTCCTTGCAGTTGATCTTCGGGCTAGCAGTAAGCAGGCTGTGCCAGCAGCAATGACAAATACGGCTACGTAGGCCGATTGGTTCGGCTGTAGCACACTTAGTAACCAATAAGCTGATACAGGAGCTAAAATACCTCGTAAACCGTTGAGCAGTGAAAACGCGCTGATGTAGTCTGCGATGGTGTGCTTGGGAACAACCTTAGTAATCCATAAGTGATTGTGGACTTTCTGCGCGCCCATCGAGAGGCCAAAAATAGCCATC
This genomic stretch from Opitutia bacterium ISCC 52 harbors:
- a CDS encoding DUF4198 domain-containing protein; the encoded protein is MLRSTHILLFVSIWINSLQAHETFLRPDKHKIEPGEALGMTVVTGTFDRSVFPQPITTVDKLKYHSANGTYDVDYSDWNSTNSTSKIWRFKERVASKLGGTDLRDTSSFSFTPQNAGTLIVGIDFKQERIAQDYEAFNKYITTEAHSDLSAEVLGFNEPSDIIVEGYTKIAKTIIQVGDEYTENVTQPIGQRIEIVPLMHPSRTKKGDTLKLQALHLGIPLQNQSILVSRKPGALKKSMDLITVYKTNDAGIIEFPVTDSGIWWANTIFLEPTSENQDLNVLSLWGSLTFEIN
- a CDS encoding DUF4198 domain-containing protein, with the translated sequence MPFHPTHPFFISSLFMIAGSQVLMGHDLFLRPESYQAKPNDPLKVMVLNGSFAESINPISARIVEEILIKGASDVTSNSKDTWDETKSETSFWRRFLESNSINLKHTNSFDAEFPTHGTWSLGVSLHPSRIAMEPEEFLNYLKTEAYCEINLADYGIIDEDDLVRERYIKNAKTIIQAGNRHSEQVTQPLGQKAEIVPLTNPFDAKPGDILRFKILIDGHAVEGQTVAAGRLQDSDEKTDGDRVILTSNASGVIELPVTQSTVYWLKFIHLQPAPEEDTMDFNSFWGSLTFEVL
- a CDS encoding M1 family metallopeptidase, with the translated sequence MSVPSQLLRARFLTFLFLSIFVSNSLGKQAELFEQLGEMLPTPNESRLASGAPGPAYWQQEANYKILVELDEQNHRIHGSETIEYTNHSPHTLSYIWVQLDQNALAVDSIRQRSMQAPNMESVAGKPAELEYEGFREFLYNQQFEGGYELKSVSGVNGESLDYSVVGTNMRIDLENDLTPGASFAFNIEWSFSIVDEALDFRHGKRKLKNGEHVYHLAQWYPRVCAYYDQQGWQVKPYIKQGEFALEFGDFEVEITVPSDYIVAATGELANASEVLSASMLDRLEYAGDSSRTVDIVTAKEAEEKIGDKPRSQKTWKFVAKNVRDFAFGASRAYQWDAMGVDVDGKTVMAMSVYPAEAVPIWKRYSTEAVAHTLRVYSEIVFPYPYPVAWSAWGPEGGMEYPMISFQTSRDIDGKGTYPEGHRNYVISVIIHEVGHNWFPMIVNNDERNWMWMDEGLNSYVDYRAGNLMDKRLQESNLLGDRRTVRTMAGSDDPIIMVSADLQTSRGFQSYSKPSLGLHLLRESILGHELFDFAFQEYGRRWAFKRPTPADFFRTMEDASGVDLDWFWRGWFYGNDHVDMELESVNVYRLDDGNPKTSKQLSKEEEEAIPDTPYERFLAEIDTVADKHSHLQDWYSTYDKFEATGAEIGSYEKTIEKLEDWQKELLDFADLAYVISVRNKGGMVMPLVFDIEFQKGDSRRLEVPVEVWRYDDEVVKIPFLSDKEVVRMTLDRDNAFADANLKNNQYPPEIEEGRYLLKKKKKPLNPMRLELYPAEDKED
- a CDS encoding DUF4399 domain-containing protein; this translates as MKLLSAILLLAFSTSVFAADLPKTPSPKGAKVYFIGLKDGKSVKEKLTVRFGLKGMGIAPAGIDLPDTGHHHLLIDMDELPDFNLPLAASENLVHFGKGQTETVLELSPGKHTLQLVFADKIHLPHNPPVMSEKITIHVK